One genomic region from Skermania piniformis encodes:
- a CDS encoding DUF2461 domain-containing protein, which yields MRTFAGFPIAALDFYEDLAADNSKAFWTAHKHIYETSIRAPMEALVDDLAAEFGPAKLFRPYRDVRFSKDKSPYKTAQGAVVRTGAGVGFYVQIDAAGLFTGGGFYDGTPAQLARLRAAIDDDLRGPELAGMLSATGFTVGGATLKTRPKGFPADHPRIELLRHTSLTLSREHGCPDWLTTDRAADEVRADWRQLRPVIERITAVVGPGRD from the coding sequence GTGCGTACCTTCGCCGGATTCCCGATCGCCGCGCTCGACTTCTACGAGGATCTGGCGGCGGACAACTCCAAGGCGTTCTGGACCGCGCACAAGCACATCTACGAGACCAGCATCCGCGCCCCGATGGAAGCCCTGGTCGACGACCTGGCCGCGGAGTTCGGGCCGGCCAAACTGTTCCGGCCATACCGGGATGTCCGGTTCAGCAAGGACAAATCGCCGTACAAAACCGCCCAGGGTGCGGTCGTGCGGACCGGCGCCGGCGTCGGCTTCTACGTCCAGATCGACGCGGCCGGCTTGTTCACCGGTGGCGGCTTCTACGATGGCACGCCCGCGCAGCTGGCGCGGCTACGCGCTGCGATCGACGACGATCTGCGCGGTCCCGAACTGGCCGGCATGTTGTCGGCCACCGGCTTCACCGTGGGCGGTGCGACGTTGAAAACCCGACCCAAGGGTTTCCCGGCCGACCATCCACGGATCGAGCTGCTTCGGCACACCTCGTTGACCTTGAGTCGCGAACACGGCTGCCCGGACTGGCTGACCACCGATCGGGCCGCCGACGAGGTCCGCGCCGACTGGCGGCAGCTCCGGCCGGTGATCGAGCGGATCACCGCAGTGGTCGGCCCGGGCCGGGACTGA
- the egtD gene encoding L-histidine N(alpha)-methyltransferase produces the protein MPQPTVEVHLSAADLDRALREDARAGLTADPKWLPPKWFYDARGSELFDKITELPEYYPTRTERSLLQSVAPEVARLTRPRTLVELGSGSAIKTQLLLRACNASGTLVSYVPQDVSASALRKAAIEISAAFPGLAVNGVVSDFTDTLHYLPGGGSRMIAFLGGTLGNLIPDERAAFLGQVRAALDEGEHLLLGVALVTDPTVMVAAYDDRAGVTAEFNRNVLHVLNHQLGADFAPERFRHVAVWNDADEWIEMRLEATEEMSVKLRELDLTVGFADGEQLRTEISAKFRIAGIEQELAAAGFAPDHVWTDSFDRFALVLASAV, from the coding sequence ATGCCGCAACCGACCGTGGAGGTCCATCTGTCCGCGGCCGATCTCGATCGGGCGCTGCGCGAAGACGCGCGCGCGGGACTGACCGCCGATCCGAAATGGCTCCCGCCGAAATGGTTCTACGACGCTCGCGGCAGCGAGCTGTTCGACAAGATCACCGAGCTGCCGGAGTACTACCCGACGCGCACCGAGCGGTCGTTGCTGCAGAGTGTCGCGCCGGAGGTGGCGCGGTTGACCCGACCCCGGACCCTGGTCGAGCTCGGTTCCGGTTCCGCGATCAAGACCCAGCTGTTGCTCCGGGCATGCAACGCCTCGGGCACGCTGGTGTCCTACGTGCCGCAGGATGTGTCGGCGAGTGCGTTGCGCAAGGCGGCGATCGAGATCAGCGCGGCGTTCCCCGGCCTGGCGGTGAACGGGGTGGTCAGCGACTTCACCGATACCTTGCATTATCTGCCCGGCGGTGGGAGCCGGATGATCGCGTTTCTCGGCGGCACGCTGGGCAACCTGATCCCCGACGAGCGGGCTGCGTTTCTCGGCCAGGTTCGTGCGGCCCTGGACGAGGGGGAACACCTGCTGCTCGGCGTTGCGCTGGTCACCGACCCGACCGTGATGGTTGCCGCCTACGATGACCGCGCTGGCGTGACCGCCGAGTTCAACCGGAATGTGCTCCACGTGCTGAACCACCAGCTCGGCGCGGATTTTGCACCTGAGCGCTTCCGGCATGTCGCCGTGTGGAACGACGCCGACGAGTGGATCGAGATGCGGCTCGAGGCCACCGAAGAGATGTCGGTGAAGCTGCGCGAGCTCGACCTGACCGTCGGGTTCGCCGACGGCGAGCAGCTGCGTACCGAGATCTCGGCCAAGTTCCGGATCGCCGGTATCGAGCAGGAACTCGCCGCGGCCGGCTTCGCACCCGACCACGTCTGGACCGACTCGTTCGATCGTTTCGCGTTGGTGCTGGCCAGCGCGGTCTAG
- the egtC gene encoding ergothioneine biosynthesis protein EgtC produces the protein MCRHIGYLGPAVPVADLLTRGNHSVMTQAWAPRQMRGGGTVNADGFGVGWWAAHRFSRYRNPMPIWTDPAVTEVLPQISATAVLGAVRSATAGMPVERSACAPFTDGHWAFSHNGVVPDWPGLLRWTAAPTESATDSAAVWALLAAELQRQDPVAAIRAVIRRIIAAAPGARLNLLLGDGTRFWATTWYHSLWSLVDAGTVILASEPYDDDPRWQEIADRRLVTAVPGQVTIDALQEE, from the coding sequence ATGTGCCGGCATATCGGCTACCTGGGACCGGCGGTGCCGGTGGCCGACCTGCTCACCCGAGGTAACCACTCGGTGATGACTCAAGCTTGGGCGCCGCGGCAGATGCGGGGTGGCGGTACGGTAAACGCGGACGGTTTCGGTGTGGGCTGGTGGGCAGCACACCGGTTCAGCCGGTATCGCAATCCGATGCCGATCTGGACCGATCCTGCGGTTACCGAAGTATTGCCGCAGATCTCCGCAACCGCCGTACTCGGGGCGGTCCGCTCGGCCACCGCCGGGATGCCGGTCGAGCGCAGCGCGTGCGCGCCGTTCACCGACGGGCATTGGGCGTTCAGTCACAACGGTGTGGTGCCGGACTGGCCGGGGCTGTTGCGCTGGACGGCAGCGCCGACCGAATCGGCGACCGACTCGGCCGCGGTCTGGGCTCTGCTCGCTGCCGAACTGCAGCGGCAGGATCCGGTGGCGGCGATCCGAGCGGTCATCCGACGGATTATCGCCGCCGCACCGGGCGCGAGGTTGAATCTACTGCTCGGTGACGGTACGCGGTTCTGGGCGACGACCTGGTATCACTCACTGTGGTCGCTGGTCGACGCGGGAACTGTGATACTTGCTTCCGAACCATACGATGACGATCCGCGGTGGCAGGAGATCGCGGACCGCCGCCTGGTGACGGCGGTACCAGGCCAGGTAACCATCGACGCTCTGCAGGAGGAGTGA
- the egtB gene encoding ergothioneine biosynthesis protein EgtB codes for MTVAVDLPTRLAGVLARARARTTLLTDAVDDADLVKQHSPLMSPLVWDLAHIGNQEDFWLVRAVGGRRPVRGDIDDLYDAFRHPRQDRPALPLLGPAQARSYLAEVRAQVLDILHGTPLSRDSAPLTAGGFVFAMVAQHEQQHDETMLATHQLRRGPAVLSAPPPPVPDSGRVGPAISGEVVIPAGEFRMGTSTDPWALDNERPEHGVTVPAFAIDRAPVTNQQYLGFIDDDGYGRAELWSERGWAHRQAAGLTAPQFWERDSDGSWWRRRFGIRTPLRLHQPVLHVCWFEAEAYARWAGRRLPSEAEWEKAARWDPASGRVSRYPWGEAEPDRTHANLGQRHLEPADVGAYPAGVSATGVHQLIGDVWEWTASTFAPYPGFVAFPYDEYSAVFHGGDYRVLRGGSFGTDQVACRGTFRNWDHPIRRQIFAGFRLARDLSA; via the coding sequence ATGACGGTTGCCGTCGATCTACCCACCCGGCTCGCCGGGGTGCTCGCCCGGGCTCGGGCCCGCACCACGCTGCTCACCGATGCGGTGGATGATGCCGATCTGGTAAAGCAGCACTCACCGTTGATGAGCCCGCTGGTCTGGGATCTCGCCCACATCGGAAACCAGGAAGACTTCTGGCTGGTCCGCGCGGTCGGCGGTCGCCGACCGGTGCGTGGCGACATCGACGACCTCTACGACGCGTTCCGGCACCCGCGGCAGGACCGACCGGCCCTGCCGCTGCTCGGTCCGGCGCAGGCTCGCAGCTATCTCGCCGAGGTCCGGGCCCAGGTGCTCGACATTCTCCACGGCACGCCGCTGTCGAGAGATTCCGCTCCGCTCACCGCAGGCGGCTTCGTATTCGCGATGGTCGCCCAGCACGAGCAGCAACACGACGAAACCATGCTGGCCACGCACCAATTGCGCCGTGGCCCGGCGGTGCTGAGCGCGCCACCGCCCCCGGTACCCGATTCCGGGCGGGTGGGGCCGGCGATATCCGGCGAGGTGGTGATCCCGGCCGGCGAGTTCCGCATGGGCACCTCGACCGATCCGTGGGCGCTCGACAACGAGCGACCGGAACACGGCGTCACGGTGCCGGCCTTTGCGATCGATCGCGCGCCGGTGACCAACCAGCAGTATCTCGGCTTCATCGACGACGACGGCTACGGACGGGCCGAGCTGTGGAGCGAACGCGGCTGGGCGCATCGGCAGGCGGCGGGGCTGACCGCGCCGCAGTTCTGGGAACGCGACAGCGACGGCAGCTGGTGGCGCCGTCGGTTCGGCATCCGGACCCCGCTGCGGTTACATCAGCCGGTGCTGCACGTGTGCTGGTTCGAGGCCGAGGCCTACGCCCGGTGGGCCGGCCGACGGCTGCCGAGTGAGGCCGAATGGGAGAAGGCGGCGCGCTGGGACCCGGCGTCCGGTCGGGTGTCGCGATACCCGTGGGGCGAGGCCGAACCGGACCGCACGCACGCGAATCTGGGGCAGCGACACCTCGAACCGGCCGATGTGGGCGCCTACCCGGCCGGCGTCTCGGCCACGGGGGTACACCAACTGATCGGCGATGTGTGGGAGTGGACCGCGTCCACGTTCGCCCCGTACCCGGGATTTGTGGCGTTTCCCTACGACGAGTACTCGGCGGTGTTCCACGGCGGCGATTACCGTGTGCTGCGTGGCGGATCCTTCGGCACCGACCAGGTCGCGTGTCGCGGCACGTTCCGGAACTGGGATCATCCGATCCGGCGGCAGATCTTCGCCGGATTTCGGCTGGCCCGCGATCTGTCGGCCTGA
- the egtA gene encoding ergothioneine biosynthesis glutamate--cysteine ligase EgtA — protein MAGGRDGALDSRAAAAAYLGGICFKLGPPARIGAELEWITVPADGCGARPALGRVAAALGPHAPTTVVPDSPAHPLPAGSRVTIEPGGQLELSSSPVGSVAELCAGLAVDAAVLRGRLAAHSIRLLAVAADTRRPPRRLLSSPRYRAMEAAFAAIGPFGALMMCNTAATQVSVDAGADPAEVDARWRCLYTIGPALVAAFACSPRLYGAPAGAWASQRMRTWLFLDHSRTAEPPAPAQYPAWVLDRPLLCVRRGGPDWSAPRDATFGDWIDGALDDELGRRPTRDDLRYHLTTLFPPVRPAGHLEVRYLDAQPGPGWAVPILAVAALTGSPEVVSQATSLGATTAGRWQDAARHGLADPDFRRAGTDLLELATAHTTVPAPLAAAARRCRRGIDPVRAAAA, from the coding sequence ATGGCCGGTGGCCGAGACGGAGCACTCGACAGTCGCGCCGCTGCCGCGGCCTACCTCGGTGGGATCTGTTTCAAGCTCGGGCCACCGGCGCGGATCGGTGCCGAGCTGGAATGGATCACCGTCCCGGCCGACGGGTGCGGCGCCCGCCCCGCGCTGGGCAGGGTGGCGGCTGCGCTCGGCCCGCACGCGCCGACCACGGTGGTGCCCGATTCCCCCGCTCATCCGTTGCCGGCCGGTAGCCGCGTCACCATCGAACCCGGCGGTCAGCTCGAGCTCTCCAGCAGTCCGGTCGGCTCCGTGGCCGAGCTCTGCGCTGGGCTCGCCGTCGATGCCGCGGTGCTGCGGGGCCGGCTGGCTGCCCATTCGATCCGGCTGCTCGCCGTGGCGGCCGACACCCGACGCCCGCCACGCCGACTCTTGAGCTCGCCGCGGTATCGGGCGATGGAGGCGGCGTTCGCCGCAATCGGCCCGTTCGGTGCACTGATGATGTGTAATACCGCCGCGACCCAGGTGTCGGTGGATGCGGGTGCCGACCCGGCCGAGGTCGATGCTCGGTGGCGCTGCCTCTACACCATCGGGCCGGCATTGGTCGCCGCGTTCGCCTGTTCCCCACGGCTCTACGGGGCACCGGCCGGCGCCTGGGCGTCGCAGCGGATGCGGACCTGGCTGTTCCTGGACCACAGTCGCACGGCCGAACCGCCGGCGCCGGCACAATATCCGGCCTGGGTGCTGGACCGGCCGTTGCTGTGTGTGCGCCGAGGCGGCCCGGACTGGTCGGCGCCGCGGGACGCCACGTTCGGCGACTGGATCGACGGAGCCTTGGACGACGAGCTGGGCCGTCGGCCCACCCGCGATGATCTGCGGTACCACCTGACCACGCTGTTCCCGCCGGTGCGGCCGGCCGGCCATCTCGAGGTCCGCTATCTCGATGCCCAACCCGGTCCCGGGTGGGCGGTGCCGATCCTGGCCGTCGCCGCGCTCACCGGCAGCCCGGAGGTGGTATCGCAGGCGACCTCGCTCGGCGCGACGACCGCCGGACGGTGGCAGGACGCCGCCCGGCACGGCCTCGCCGACCCGGACTTCCGCCGGGCCGGAACCGACCTGCTCGAACTCGCCACGGCGCACACGACGGTGCCCGCGCCGCTGGCGGCAGCGGCACGGCGATGTCGGCGGGGCATCGACCCGGTGCGCGCCGCGGCCGCATGA
- a CDS encoding GMC oxidoreductase, which yields MSTAMNRRRFLTAGAVAGAALVGVAATGAATAGPASAAPFVGARTDRVPLQREQQRVVIIGSGFGGGVAALRLAQAGVASVVLERGRRWPTGPNASTFPSMNAPDKRALWFRSDPQLFGRPVTVEPYVGLFEAAMGDNMTVMCAAGVGGGSLVYQGMSLEPAEHVFDTWFPSSIDWSTMHREYYPRVSRMLGLATAPDELIASPQYKASRVFADHCRRAGFTPEKIPMPIDWNYALAELRGEMKPSYTNGDCAIGVNNGGKHSVDVTYFAQAEATGLVDLRTLHEVASIARTPSGSWEVHVRRIDENGTVLGDLIIETRALILGAGSVNTTRLLVKAAATGAIPDLPGGLGTEWGTNADRIYVWTDPTEDYGVTQGGPVVYGTLNWSDPRMAHTIIQASMPSFSLNLHSTMMVGYGVSAARGSWHYDSGADRVGLQWPRAGDSVIQNGAIGPNTQRIAGPTGFLSDTNLALNSTWHPLGGANMGVVCDTEGRVFGQRGLYVVDGALMPGTTAACNPSMTIAAIAERALDVLIGSDVGTII from the coding sequence ATGTCCACCGCAATGAATCGACGACGATTTCTCACCGCCGGTGCGGTTGCCGGCGCCGCGTTGGTGGGGGTGGCCGCGACCGGTGCGGCGACGGCGGGTCCGGCGTCGGCCGCGCCGTTCGTCGGTGCCCGCACCGACCGGGTGCCGCTGCAGCGGGAGCAGCAGCGAGTGGTCATCATCGGCTCCGGCTTCGGCGGTGGGGTGGCCGCGTTGCGGCTCGCCCAGGCCGGGGTGGCCTCGGTGGTCCTGGAGCGGGGTCGGCGCTGGCCGACCGGTCCGAACGCGAGCACTTTCCCGAGCATGAACGCGCCGGACAAGCGCGCGCTGTGGTTCCGTTCGGACCCGCAGCTGTTCGGTCGTCCGGTGACCGTCGAGCCGTATGTGGGGCTGTTCGAGGCGGCGATGGGCGACAACATGACGGTGATGTGCGCCGCCGGTGTCGGTGGTGGCTCACTGGTGTACCAGGGGATGTCGCTGGAGCCGGCCGAGCATGTGTTCGACACCTGGTTCCCGTCGTCGATCGACTGGTCGACGATGCATCGGGAGTACTACCCACGGGTGTCGCGGATGCTCGGCCTGGCTACCGCACCGGACGAACTGATCGCCAGCCCGCAGTACAAGGCATCGCGGGTCTTCGCCGATCACTGTCGGCGAGCCGGGTTCACCCCGGAGAAGATTCCGATGCCGATCGACTGGAACTACGCGCTGGCCGAGCTGCGCGGTGAGATGAAGCCGTCCTACACCAACGGCGACTGCGCGATCGGGGTGAACAACGGCGGCAAGCACTCGGTCGATGTCACCTACTTCGCGCAGGCCGAGGCGACCGGTCTGGTGGACCTGCGGACGCTGCACGAGGTCGCCTCGATCGCCCGGACCCCGAGCGGCAGCTGGGAGGTGCACGTGCGTCGGATCGACGAGAACGGCACCGTACTCGGCGACCTGATCATCGAGACCCGCGCGCTGATCCTCGGCGCCGGCAGCGTGAATACCACGCGACTGTTGGTCAAGGCCGCGGCCACCGGCGCGATCCCGGATCTGCCCGGCGGTCTCGGGACCGAGTGGGGCACCAATGCCGATCGAATCTACGTCTGGACCGATCCGACCGAGGATTACGGTGTCACGCAGGGCGGCCCGGTCGTCTACGGCACGTTGAACTGGTCCGACCCCCGAATGGCGCACACCATCATCCAGGCGTCGATGCCGTCGTTCTCGCTCAACCTGCACTCCACGATGATGGTCGGCTACGGGGTGAGCGCAGCGCGGGGTTCGTGGCACTACGACTCCGGTGCCGATCGGGTCGGCCTGCAGTGGCCGCGGGCGGGCGACTCGGTCATCCAGAACGGCGCGATCGGGCCGAACACGCAGCGGATCGCCGGCCCGACGGGCTTCCTGTCCGACACCAACCTCGCGCTCAACTCCACCTGGCATCCGCTCGGCGGCGCCAACATGGGCGTGGTGTGCGATACCGAGGGCCGGGTATTCGGCCAGCGTGGCCTGTACGTGGTGGACGGCGCGTTGATGCCCGGGACCACCGCCGCGTGCAACCCCTCGATGACCATCGCCGCGATCGCCGAGCGGGCGTTGGATGTGCTGATCGGTAGCGACGTCGGCACGATCATCTGA
- a CDS encoding aminotransferase class V-fold PLP-dependent enzyme: MPAAASRTGTPPPGELDLDRVRRDTPGAADQVFLDSAGSSLPPSPVLETVIAHLRREARVGGYRAANERAADLTAIPETIGKLINAPADAIALSDSASRAWTDFGYAVPLTAGDRLLFSTSEYASNAIALLHRAKSSGASVEPIPADATGRIDLDALNRMLDERVRLISVVHAPTNGGLINPVREVADLAHQVGALVLLDACQTTGQLPLDVAALDVDALSATGRKWLRGPRGTGFLYVRPELIAELEPAGLDLHSATWTDDADYTLAAGARRFEFWECDVAARLGLGVAVQYLLDLGPDLVYRAIAALAARLRAGLAELPRVQLRDLGVEQSGIVSFTVTGVDPDQVRDRLRDAQITVTVSRASSTRLDMRRRGLPAVVRASPHCFVTSDDVDRFCRTVARM, from the coding sequence ATGCCCGCCGCTGCGTCCCGAACCGGCACCCCGCCACCCGGCGAACTCGACCTCGATCGGGTCCGCCGCGACACCCCGGGAGCCGCCGACCAGGTCTTCCTGGACAGTGCCGGCTCCAGCCTGCCACCGTCCCCGGTCCTGGAAACGGTCATCGCACACCTGCGACGGGAGGCTCGGGTAGGTGGGTATCGCGCGGCAAACGAACGGGCGGCCGATCTCACCGCGATACCGGAGACCATCGGAAAGCTGATCAACGCGCCCGCCGATGCGATCGCGCTGAGCGACAGCGCGAGCCGCGCCTGGACCGACTTCGGTTACGCGGTGCCGTTGACCGCCGGCGACCGACTGCTGTTCTCCACCAGCGAGTACGCAAGCAACGCGATCGCCCTGTTGCATCGAGCGAAGTCGAGCGGAGCGAGCGTGGAGCCGATTCCGGCCGACGCCACCGGCCGGATCGATCTCGACGCGCTGAACCGAATGCTCGACGAGCGGGTCCGGCTGATCTCGGTGGTTCATGCACCGACCAACGGCGGCCTGATCAATCCGGTTCGCGAGGTTGCCGATCTGGCGCACCAGGTCGGCGCCCTGGTGCTGCTGGATGCTTGCCAGACGACCGGTCAATTGCCGCTCGACGTTGCCGCACTCGACGTGGATGCGTTGTCCGCGACCGGTCGTAAGTGGTTGCGCGGGCCGCGTGGCACCGGCTTTCTCTACGTTCGCCCGGAGCTGATCGCCGAGCTCGAGCCGGCCGGCCTCGACCTGCACAGCGCGACCTGGACCGACGATGCCGACTACACCCTCGCGGCCGGAGCCCGCCGATTCGAGTTCTGGGAATGCGATGTGGCCGCTCGGCTGGGGCTCGGTGTGGCTGTGCAGTACCTGCTCGATCTCGGCCCGGATCTGGTCTACCGAGCGATCGCCGCGCTGGCCGCCCGATTGCGTGCCGGCCTCGCCGAGCTGCCCCGGGTACAGCTGCGCGACCTCGGGGTGGAGCAGAGCGGCATCGTCTCGTTCACCGTCACCGGGGTAGATCCCGACCAGGTCCGTGATCGGCTGCGCGACGCGCAGATCACCGTCACGGTCAGTCGGGCCTCGTCGACCCGGCTCGACATGCGCCGCCGCGGCCTGCCCGCGGTGGTTCGGGCATCACCGCACTGTTTCGTCACCTCGGACGATGTCGACCGGTTCTGCCGAACCGTTGCGAGGATGTAG